Genomic window (Salvelinus alpinus chromosome 26, SLU_Salpinus.1, whole genome shotgun sequence):
TCTACACATCGTCTTACCTAAGGGTTTACACATCGTCTTACCTAAGGGTTTACACATCGTCTTACCTAAGGGTTTACACATCGTCTTACCTAAGGGTTTACACATCGTCTTACCTAAGGGTTTACACATCGTCTTACCTAAGGGTTTACACATTGTCTTACCTAAGGGTTTACACATCGTCTTACCTAAGGGTTTACACATTGTCTTACCTAAGGGTTTCCACATCGTCTTACCTAAGGgtttaatatattttgatttgtttaacacttttttggctactacatgattcaatatgtgttatttcatagttttgatgtcttcactattattctacactgtagaaaatagcaaaatatTAAGAAGagtccttgaatgagtaggtgtgtccaaacttttgacatcTGCTGTACATCTCCACATAGCTTTGACAATTAAGTATTTTCTATTCTATTCAGTTCTATTTTATTTCGTGGTGTTTCAGTATCTGGACTCACCTGTCTATCCCGTAGATGTAAACAACAGACACCATTTCACAGAAGGCGATGACTAGGAGAGGGATGGAGCCGGCAAAGCTGTCGAACAGAGCCAGCCAGTAGTTACCAGACCGCTGGGTGAATATGAGAGCGACGGTGAAACAAACAATACAAGTGACACCTGAAAGAAGACAAAACAAAGACGGTTTGTTTAAACGTTGACAACCAAGGTTCTTTCAGGGGTGCTCAATCTCATTGGATGTTCAGAGGGATACACCCCCTTTTTAAAGGTCAATAACAAGCTTGTGATCTCAATCCCTGAACAACTGGGATGTTGAAGACAATTCCTTGGTTTGAAGACATTTTGATTTAGTGCAGTTTAAAAGAAGAATCTCAGCTTCTGTATGTCACTAACCTGTCAAGACTTCTTTGGGACACCTTTTAGGGAAGATGTTCAGATCCTGAAGGGGCACCACGACCCCCTCTATGTTCCCAAACATGGTGGACAGTCCCAGACAGAAGAGCATGATGAAGAACAGGAtggaccagagaggagagacaggcatCTTGGTGATGGCTTCTGTGAACACGATGAAGGCCAGACCAGTTCCCTCCACACCCTACAGGAAACACAGTACGGATAAAGGAAACACAGTACGGACATAAGTAAGTTCTGGTGTCCCTTAGAGTGAATGATATGTCTTGGATTGCACATGGTGTAATTTCACTACCTGACTGAGAAACTGCTGTAGATCACAGGTCTTCAGGTTTAATCCCTGGATGATGTCTGGCGATGTGCTGTTGAGACCTTGGAGAACTTCCTCATAGTTGTTCACAGTGAAGAGGTGCTCAGGGAGATCAAATGCATTCATAAGGGCCATGATGTTACTAGGAAGAGAACACATTCAGAAGGGTCGTGATGTCACTAGGAAGAGAACACATTCAGAAGGGTCGTGATGTCACTAGGAAGAGAACACATTCAGAAGGGTCGTGATGTCACTAGGAAGAGAACACATTCAGAAGGGTCGTGATGTCACTAGGAAGAGAACACATTCAGAAGGGTCGTGATGTCACTAGGAAGAGAACACATTCAGAAGGGTCGTGATGTCACTAGGAAGAGAACACATTCAGAAGGGCCGTGATGTCACTAGGAAGAGAACACATTCAGAAGGGTCGTGATGTCACTAGGAAGAGAACACATTCAGAAGGGCCGTGATGTCACTAGGAAGAGAACACATTCAGAAGGGCCGTGATGTCACTAGGAAGAGAACACATTCAGAAGGGCCGTGATGTCACTAGGAAGAGAACACATTCAGCAGGGTCGTGATGTCACTAGGAAGAGAACACATTCAGAAGGGCCGTGATGTCACTAGGAAGAGAACACATTCAGAAGGGTCGTGATGTCACTAGGAAGAGAACACATTCAGAAGGGTCGTGATGTCACTAGGAAGAGAACACATTCAGAAGGGCCGTGATGTCACTAGGAAGAGAACACATTCAGAAGGGTCGTGATGTCACTAGGAAGAGAACACATTCAGAAGGGCCGTGATGTCACTAGGAAGAGAACACATTCAGAAGGGCCGTGATGTCACTAGGAAGAGAACACATTCAGAAGGGTCGTGATGTCACTAGGAAGAGAACACATTCAGAAGGGCCGTGATGTCACTAGGAAGAAAACACATTCAGCAGGGCCGTGATGTCACTAGGAAGAGAACACATTCAGAAGGGCCATGATGTCACTAGGAAGAGAACACATTCAGAAGGGTTGTGATGTCACTAGGAAGAGAACACATTCAGAAGGGCCGTGATGTCACTAGGAAGAGAACACATTCAGAAGGGTTGTGATGTCACTAGGAAGAGAACACATTCAGAAGGGCCGTGATGTCACTAGGAAGAGAACACATTCAGAAGGGTCGTGATGTCACTAGGAAGAGAACACATTCAGCAGGGCCGTGATGTCACTAGGAAGAGAACACATTCAGCAGGGCCGTGATGTCACTAGGAAGAGAACACATTCAGCAGGGCCGTGATGTCACTAGGAAGAGAACACATTCAGAAGGGCCGTGATGTCACTAGGAAGAGAACACATTCAGAAGGGTCGTGATGTCACTAGGAAGAGAACACCTTCAGAAGGGCCGTGATGTCACTAGGAAGAGAACACATTCAGCAGGGCCGTGATGTCACTAGGAAGAGAACACATTCAGCAGGGCCGTGATGTCACTAGGAAGAGAACACATTCAGAAGGGCCGTGATGTCACTAGGAAGAGAACACATTCAGAAGGGTCGTGATGTCACTAGGAAGAGAACACATTCAGCAGGGCCGTGATGTCACTAGGAAGAGAACACATTCAGAAGGGTCGTGATGTCACTAGGAAGAGAACACATTCAGCAGGGCCAAGAGAACACATAGAAGTAAATACCAAACTCATTCGATTATCTTCCTGTAATCTCTATTTATTAAATCCAATGTTGACATATACTTGACAGTGTTGTCAACAAATATGAGTTCAATCTACATTGAATTTGATTGAAAGTATGGATTCAACCAAGGAGGAACTAGGAATTTACCTATCCGAGCAGTCGTCAAACTTCTCCGTGGCCCTGAAGCCTATGATGGAGTAGATGACGGTAGCAGAGTAGACGGAGGTGGCTCCGTTGATGACGGAGATGATGACAGCGTCCTGTTCACAGTTGTTGCTGGAGAAACAAGATCCGTTGGTATAATGTCCATGAACATCTGTGATTTACTCTCTGCACGGATGACGATTCAGCCACAATAAaagtgttgtttttttaaacGTTTTAATAAGGAGTTGCTTACTGTACAGAGTTGTAGCTGGAGAAGGAGATGAGACCTCCGAAGGCCAAGGAGAAAGAGTAGAACACCTGTGCACCTGCATCCAGCCAGGTAGACGGGTTCATCAACTCATTCACCTGGAGAAATAGAAAACAGACACAAAGAAATCAGTCTTTGTGTTGATTGTAGTGTCACGACAACGTTAGCACATACTGTTAATGCTTACGTCTGGTGTGAAGAGGAACTTGACTCCATCCAGAGAACCTTTCAGAGTCAGTCCTCTGATCAGGAAGATGGTGAGCACCAAGTAGGGCAGAGTGGATGTTATGTACACAGCCTGATGAGAATGAGAGAGATTCTAGAACTGTTACATAAACTGAATTCAGAACCACTTAtgaatggagacagagacagagacagagacagagacagagacagagagagagagagagagagagagagagagagacagaaagagagagaggagacagagagacagagagagagggacagagggagagacagagagagagagagacagagagatacagagaaacatCAGCGATAAGACAACTGGCACCATTCCCAAGGCAGGCCATTATTTTTACTGAAATTTGACCTCCCTCATAAACAGGGAGAGAGTGAATCTGAGATGGTACCTTGCCAGTAGTCTCAATCCCCCTGATACAGCAGACATAGAGTAAAGTCCAGGCAGACACCAGGGCTAGCACCATCCACCACTGAAGGCCTCCGGATAAATCTATGGCCGTCGAGGTATTcagtgtctctctgtaccagAAGTAATCCACGGAGGAGCTCCGTGCGCACTCTGACACCAGACCTGCCGATAttcaaactgtttaaaggcctGTCTGGATCTAAAATGATAATAGCTAAGATGAAAATGAGATAGAAGTTGGGTCGGTCTGAATTCTCAATGTttgactagctagctatctactgCCAATGTATTCAGCATGATTCAGCAAGATACAGCATGATTCAGCATAGACGAGACGAGTCAGAAACACCTCAAAACAACATGGTATTAATAACAGCTACCTACGATTCCCCCTcaaggcagcttcttgtcattgttgctagcttagttatagctatatatatatacactgctcaaaaaaataaagggaacactaaaataacacacccTAGatgtgaatgaatgaaatattcttataaacctctttaaggaatacctaggataggataaagtaatccttctaaaccccccccccccttaaaagagttagatgcactattgtaaagtggttgttccactggatatcataaggtgaatgcaccaatttgtaagtcgctctggataagagcgtctgctaaatgacttaaatgtaaatgtaaatgttaaatacttttttctttacatagttgaatgtgctgacaacaaaatcacacaaaaatgatcaatggaaatcaaatttatcaacccatggaggtctggatttggagtcacactcaaaattaaagtggaaaaccacactacaggctgatccaactttgatgtaatgtccttaaaacaagtcaaaatgaggctaggtagtgtgtgtggcctccaagtgcctgtatgacctccctacaacccctgggcatgctcctgatgaggtggtggctggtctcctgagggatctcctcccagacctggactaaagcatccgccaactcctggacagtctgtggtgcaacgtggcgttggtggatggagcgagacatgatgtcccagatgtgctcaattggattcaggtctggggaacgggcgggccagtccatagcatcaatgccttcctcttgcaggaactgctgacacactccagccacatgaggtctagcattgtcttgcattaggaggaacccagggccaaccgcaccagcatatggtctcacaaggggtctgaggatctcatctcagtacctaatggcagtcaggctacctctggcaagcacatggagggctgtgcggccccccaaagaaatgccaccccacaccatgactgacccaccgccaaaccggtcatgctgaaggatgttgcaggcagcagaacgttctccacggcgtctccagactctgtcacgtctgtcacatgtgctcagtgtgaacctgctttcatctgtgaagagcacagggcgccagtggcgaatttgccaatcttggtgttctctggcaaatgccaaacgtcctgcacggtgttgggctgtaagcacaacccccacctgtggacgtcgggccctcataccaccctcatggagtctgtttctgaccgtttgagcagacacatgcacatttgtggcctgctggaggtcattttgcagggctctgggagtgctcctccttgcacaaaggcggaggtagcggtcctgctgctgggttgttgccctcctacggcctcctccacgtctcctgatgtacaggcctgtctcctggtagcacctccatgctctggacactacgctgacagacacagcaaaccttcttgccacagctcgcattgatgtgccatcctggatgagctgcactacctgagccacttgtgtgggttgtagactccatctcatgttaccactagagtgaaagcaccgccagcattcaaaagtgaccaaaaattcagccaggaagcataggaactgagaagtggtctgtggtcaccacctgccgAACCACtgctttattgggggtgtcttgctaattgcctataatttccatctgtctattccatttgcacaacagcatgtgaaatttattgtcaatcagtgttgcttcctaagtggacagtttgatttcacagaagtgtgattgacttgaaattacattgtgttgtttaagtgttccctttatttctttgagcagtgtatattcataTAGTTATATGCtagttgctagctatctgaccatcTTAAATAATTACACACGGACTTCTTCCCCATCGCCGTGTGTGCATCGTTCTCGTGAGGTTGTCAGTTAACCCGTGAGCTGATCCTGCTTGCTATCATGCTGGTATTAGGCTAGCCAGCTAAGTTTAGATATATTTTCTTGGTCCAGGTTTTGATGATACTGTAGTGAATTCACGGGGGGTAGCCCTGACCGGGACTCGAACCCAGATCCAGCGACTGCCAAGCCAACACCTTAAACCTTTACGCCAAGAGGCCTGGACATCTTAACCGAGGTTGCTAGGTAACCGAGGTTGCTAGGTAACCGAGGTAGCTATGTATTGAGTTAAGGTCGCTTCCAATACCAACTGTTACTCACGAAGGAAATTCTGTACCTGTCTTGTTTGCATTGAGGGGACACTGACTCCAAGGCAAGGGGTCCTGGAAGGAGTTGAAGAGGTACCACATGATCCAGGCCATGATAGTGTTGTAGTACATCCCAACCAGGAATGATACCAACATGGAGGCA
Coding sequences:
- the LOC139555330 gene encoding sodium-dependent neutral amino acid transporter B(0)AT1-like; this encodes MRFPKLPNPGLDDRIPSHKELERMEKEEAGDRPKWDNKTQYMLTCVGFCVGLGNVWRFPYLCQSHGGGAFMIPFLILLVLEGIPLLHLEFAIGQRLRSGSVGVWGSVNPYLTGIGIASMLVSFLVGMYYNTIMAWIMWYLFNSFQDPLPWSQCPLNANKTGLVSECARSSSVDYFWYRETLNTSTAIDLSGGLQWWMVLALVSAWTLLYVCCIRGIETTGKAVYITSTLPYLVLTIFLIRGLTLKGSLDGVKFLFTPDVNELMNPSTWLDAGAQVFYSFSLAFGGLISFSSYNSVHNNCEQDAVIISVINGATSVYSATVIYSIIGFRATEKFDDCSDSNIMALMNAFDLPEHLFTVNNYEEVLQGLNSTSPDIIQGLNLKTCDLQQFLSQGVEGTGLAFIVFTEAITKMPVSPLWSILFFIMLFCLGLSTMFGNIEGVVVPLQDLNIFPKRCPKEVLTGVTCIVCFTVALIFTQRSGNYWLALFDSFAGSIPLLVIAFCEMVSVVYIYGIDRFNADIEFMIGHKPNLFWQVTWRFVSPIIMLVIFIFYFVTQVSGELTYLVWDEDAEEFPTLADRQYPDWIYFIIFILAGIPSLAVPGVAIFKFIYNRCCQKDNSFREDTVNSVSAKIQMTEKTMD